One Spodoptera frugiperda isolate SF20-4 chromosome 10, AGI-APGP_CSIRO_Sfru_2.0, whole genome shotgun sequence genomic region harbors:
- the LOC126911180 gene encoding serine/threonine-protein kinase PITSLRE-like, with product MVSVNNQTSGGVRDDSSSRKSGLKKTAKGRVYKNKRPTERHNHKHKTSKRETQEEQRTTRAKSPFRPSYQRWRSVRSVDEFTYLNRIDEGVFGVIHAAKDKRTGEIVALKQLKKINEREGYSIAARRELGMLLRMKHPNIVAGRGLASSSRCDQVFIVMELIDYDLKTFMETMQSNQQLFSVEQVKCLMKQLLKAVQHLHDHHVIHCDLQTSNILLSNEGVLKVADFGKARNYKFPPGQYTPDAVTRWYRAPELLLLFNEYSSPVDIWSVGCLFAELLTLLPLFPGTSELDQIDKIFMALGTPSDSIWPGYSESPMVQMITFDDYPPGELRKTISRELLSKEGLSLLQGFLTYDPSKRITAAAALEHTYFSEQPVAMEPAMFMTSSAR from the coding sequence aTGGTTTCTGTGAACAATCAAACGTCAGGGGGAGTTCGAGATGATTCTTCGTCTCGCAAAAGCGGTTTGAAGAAGACAGCAAAGGGCAGAGTCTACAAGAACAAAAGACCGACGGAAAGACATAATCACAAGCACAAGACGTCCAAGAGAGAGACACAAGAAGAACAACGAACCACTCGTGCTAAATCTCCTTTCCGTCCGTCGTACCAGCGTTGGCGATCTGTTCGATCTGTAGACGAGTTCACATATCTCAACAGAATTGATGAAGGAGTATTCGGAGTGATCCATGCCGCCAAAGACAAACGGACGGGAGAAATTGTTGCTCTTAAGCAACTTAAAAAGATAAATGAAAGGGAAGGATACTCCATCGCCGCTCGGAGGGAGCTTGGTATGTTGCTGAGGATGAAGCATCCCAATATTGTCGCAGGCCGGGGACTAGCGTCGAGTTCCAGATGTGACCAAGTATTCATAGTCATGGAGCTCATTGACTACGACTTGAAGACTTTCATGGAGACAATGCAAAGTAACCAGCAACTGTTTTCAGTAGAACAGGTGAAATGCCTGATGAAGCAGTTGTTGAAGGCAGTACAACACCTTCACGACCATCACGTCATACACTGCGATCTACAAACAAGCAATATCTTGTTGTCGAACGAAGGTGTGCTGAAAGTGGCAGATTTTGGCAAGGCCCGAAACTATAAATTCCCTCCTGGGCAATATACGCCAGACGCAGTTACGCGCTGGTATCGGGCACCTGAACTTTTGCTGCTGTTCAACGAATACTCCTCGCCAGTCGACATTTGGAGTGTTGGGTGCTTATTCGCGGAATTGCTAACATTGCTGCCTCTGTTTCCCGGCACATCTGAGTTGGACCAGATCGACAAGATATTTATGGCTTTGGGGACGCCTTCAGACTCCATTTGGCCGGGCTACAGCGAATCACCAATGGTACAAATGATTACGTTCGACGACTATCCTCCGGGCGAGTTGCGCAAAACGATAAGTCGTGAACTACTATCAAAAGAAGGACTATCTTTGCTGCAAGGTTTCTTGACTTACGATCCTTCGAAGAGAATCACAGCAGCCGCTGCGTTAGAACACACATATTTCAGCGAGCAGCCGGTGGCGATGGAGCCGGCCATGTTCATGACGTCGTCCGCTCGCTGA